The Falco rusticolus isolate bFalRus1 chromosome 20, bFalRus1.pri, whole genome shotgun sequence region TGCACACCCCCGAGCGCGcggacccccaccccccgtacctgcgcccccccccagccccccccccaccccccgccggtgtccccgtcccctccccggtacctgcgcccccccccccccccccgcggggccaccccctccctggtgcaccccccccccccccccgccgtgcccccATCCCCCCGCCCGTACGCGCGCCTCCCCCCGCGGTGCCCCCAtgggctcccccccccccccccccggtacttgccccccctcccccccccccgtacCTGCGCGCCCCCGCGGCGCAGCACGCGGCGCAGCAGCGCGATGTAGCGGGCGGCCGCGCGCAGCGTGTCGGCCTTGCTGGGGCGGCGGTCGCGGGGCAGCAGCGGCACCAGCGCGCGCAGCCGCGAGAACCCGCGGTTCAGCGTGCggatctgggggggggggggtgggggtcagAGTGTGTCACAGCGGGACCCCCGACCGCCCCCCCCAAGTGTCAcaccgggaccccccccccccccccaccggggTCAGGCAGGGTCCGTCCCGTccatcctcccccccccctccccctccgccAGGGTCAGACTGGGGGGacccatccccccaccccccccggtCAGACCTGGGGCTTCTAGAATTATACTGGGCCCCCCCCCCAGGGTTAGACCCCCACCCCCGGGGTATCCTGGGGCCCCCTCCAGGGCTAATGGAGGGGTTCAAGCGGGTGCGTGTGCACGGGGGgtcatgggggggggggcggggggggtcaGGGAGGTGAGTGtgcggggggggcagggggtcaCGGGGGGGTCAGCGGGGTGGGTGTGCGGGGGGGTTCAGGGGGGTCACAGGGTGTTCAGGGGGGTCATGGGGTTCAGGGGGTGTTGGGAGTCACAGGGGGTTCAGGGGGGGTCACGGGGTCAtgggggggtcagggggtgGGTGTTTAGGGAGGGTTCAGGGGGCTCACAGGGGTTTGGGGGTCACGGGGGGGTTCAGGGGGGTTGGGGGTCACGGGGGGGTCAGGGGGTCACGGGGAGGTTCAGGGGGTGGGTGTTTAGGTAGGAGTATTCAGGGGCGCACAGGGGGTTTGGTGGGTCACGGGGGGTTCAGGGGGGTTGGGGGTCACGGGGGGGTTCAGGGGTCTCACGGGGGTTTGGGGGTCACGGGGGGGGTTCAGGTGGGTTGGGGGTCACGGGGGGGTTCAGGGTCTCACGGGGTTTGGGGGTCATGGGGGGTTCAGTGGGAGTTGCGGGTCACGGGGGTGGTTCAGTGGTCTCACGGGGGGTTTGGGGGTCATGGGGGGGTTCgtggggggttgggggtcaCGGGGGGGGTTCAGGGGTCGCACGGGGGGTTTGGGGGTCATTGTGGTGGGTCAAGGGGTggtgggggtcccggggggggtCCCTCCCCCCCGGTCTCACGGGGGTTTGGGGGTCATGGGGGGGTTCAGGGGGGTTGGGGGTCACGGGGGGGGTTCAGGGGTCTCACGGGGGTTTGGGGGTCATGGGGGGGTTCAGGGGGGttgggggtcccggggggggtcccgggggggtcCCCTCACCCTCTCGCGCTCCTTGGCGTTGGCGGCCTGCCGCCGCTGCAGCATGCCCTCGGGGTCGCTGGTGGGCTCGTACCCCCCAGCCGGCTGCCGGCGCAGGCGGGTGAtggcggcggggcagggcagggggccgTAGCGCTGGCTCAGCACCCCCTCCAGCACCTCGGGAGCcggggtgggcagcaggacccctggcagctgccccccagctccGCTAGCCTCCCCCATACCTGGGAAAGGGACAGATCCTGCACCCCAGCCTCACCCCACAGTGCTGCCTCCCAAAAAGAGGGGaaatcacttaaaaaaaggCCCTTaaatcccccccacccccagcccaacGAGCCGCAGGTGGGACCCATCCTGGCCAAACGAGCGGGGCAGGTGCTGCGCCGCAGGGGGGGCACagcctgtgcctcagtttccccactcAGAGCTGACACCTTGACCCCAACAGGGACCCCAAAGCATCGCTGGGgtcacgggggggggggggccctgggggggACAAGGCCTGACGCCATGGGGATGGGCGGGTGGTGTTGACCCACGGGGTGGGGACTGGGGGGCGGTGGCTGGGAGGTGTCGCATGCCCCTAAAAATgtggagaaattttttttcgttggggaaaataaaaagatggggGGGTTAATAACTGTTTCGGTAGATGGCACTGTTAGACCCCCCCATGCTGGAGCCCTGGGGCGGCtggaaaaagggggaaattgGGCAAATTGCCCTTTTGGCCATCAAACCTGAGGCCGGTGGGCACCCCGCGCCGTCCGCCCTGGGGGTCCCTCACCCCAGTCCCACCCCCGTGGTGATTCCCCTCCAAAAAATGCTGCCCGTCCTCCCTTTTGGGGAGAAAAGCCTCCCAGGACGGCTCACCTCGCTTTTCCCTGGGGGGGCAGTGGGAAGCGGGTGGCCTGTGGGGGGCATGGAGGTGCTTGGGGGGGCTGAAAATCACCCCCGGGCTGTGCCGGGGTCCTGCTGCGGTGCTCCCTGCCCAGGAGTTGGGGCAGCCagaatccccccccccccccccctcccagcgGAGTTCGCTCCCTTCCCCCCGGGAAAACTGCCCCGGGTGGGGGGTCGTAGATtgaaaatggagggaaaaatggggagtggggggatgtgctggggggtgggaggcGGGGGAGGCCTGGGGGCGGCTCAGGCAAAGCGGGTGGGGGGGCACGTCGCCCCCATGGGAagtgagcagagcagggggggGAAATTATTGGGGGTCACAGTTACAAGGCACCATGCTTTTTAGGGACCAGGGTTATTAGAGGTCACAGTTATTAGGGACCAAGGTTATTAGGGGTCACGGTTATTAGGGACCAGGGTTATTAGGGGTCATGGCTATTAGGGACCAGGGTTATTAGGGGTCACAGGTTTTagggacctttttttttttggtttttaggGGTCACAGTTATTAggggtttttggttttaggGGTCATGTTTTTTTGGGGTCACAGTTCTTACGGGTCATGGTTATTAGGGGTCACAGTTCTGGGGACCATGTTTCTTCAGGGTCACAGTTATTAGGGATCACCATTATTAGGGGTCATGGCTATTAGGGACTGTGGTTATTAGGGGTCACAGTTATTAGGGACCATGTTTTTTAGAGGTCACGGTTTTTAGGGATCACAGTTATTAGAAACCAggaatttttggtttttaggGGTCACGGCTATTAGGAACCAGGGTTATTGGGGGTCACAGTTACTAGGGACCATGTTTTTTAGGGGCCACCGTTATTAGGGGTCACAGTTATTAGGGGTCACAGCTactggggagcagggctgttGGGGGTGGCAGTTTTAGGGGTCACAGTTGCCAGGCAGgagtgtgttttatttttctccccacattttctgcttctgccagccCAGGACTGTTCTGCTGATTGCCGAGTCAGGcaaaaaatgaattccaaattaaatttaaaaataagtgcaGTTTGTTGTATTACAGTATAATAAAGGGAAATAGCACGCGGTGCGCTATAAGGGAACAGCACCAGTTATTACGCACGGTGTGATATCGCGCACGGCCGGGCACCCAGTGTGGTGCAGTCACTGTCGTGACACAGCTGTGCATGGCGTCGGCGTCGGGATGGTCCTGCCCACATCTGGCTTGTTCGGGGGGCTCAGGGCAGAGCCCACCTGCTCATTACAGTCCTCCTTGAACCCCCTCAGCTCCCCGTCCGAGTTTAACAGTTCCTAATTAAGGACAAAGACTTTTCCATAAGCAATGATcaatttaatgcattttggCTGTAGGGACACAGCCCCGTAAAATAGGAGCATCCTCGCGGAGCGGCGTGAGCCAGAGGCGTGAAGGGATGGGTGGAAAGGGCAGagccccaccccccccgaaGCCTTCCCAGCGGGTTGGGGTGATGGCTTCCCCAGGATTCCTGAGTTCTGGAGGATTCACCCCAATTTCCCGGTCCCGGGTTGCAGCCTGCattgctgcaggctgagcaTCCTTTGCGCAGcctccagcagggctgggagtcTGGGAAACGTCCAGGGTGGGATTCCTGGAAAACAGCACCCTCGCAACCTGGGGGTGGGTTGCCCATCGGGAATGCTTCAGGCCAgggctgttttccagctgccccagctcagaCGTGCCCAGTTtgccccttcctctccccctccatGTGTGGCCAGAGCCAGAGCCGGGCTCGGCTCCCAAAGCGCTGCCATCCCCGGGATCCCCCCAAAGCTCCATCCCATCGGCTTCACCCCATCCCGCCTGGCTAGCGATGCCGACACTCCGTTGGGATTTGACATTTACTGTTATCATGAGACTGGAAAATTTTTCCGGCGGTTTCTAATTACCGCGGCGGGGTTGGTGCTGGGAAGGTCAGTGAACAGggctggtgccagggctgcagcgcGGCCGCATCCTGCCGTGGGGCAGCTGCTGACATGTCATCAATCCTGATCGTTTCTGGCGCAGCCCCACATGCCTCGGAGGTGGCCGGTCCCCGCCGGCGCTGCCAGCCTCGTGCCGACTCCGTGCTGCTGCGACCGGCCGGCCAGGTCCCGGCCACAGGTGGGGGCCTACAGGTGCTTTTCGGAGCGGTGGCATCGCCTCGGGACGCGGCAGAGGATGCGGGAGCTGTGGCCGGCGTTCCCACCTCTTAACCCTCGCCAGGTGTGACCCCAGGTGCCCCCTCTCCCGGCTGTGCCCAGGAGCTCGTGGCATCGCTCGCAGCCGCAGCCGGTGTTCCTCGCTGGGCTGCTCCCGAGTTGGTGGGTCCTCATCCCTGAGGACCACCCGCTCTGCTCCGGGCAGCGCAGGTCACCGCACGGCTGCCGAAGCctgcttaaatgcttttatCTTGCCATTAACGCCATAAAATCatctctcctgctgccaccagtgCTGCCGGTGATAGCGGGGTCCGCATCCCCGAGCACCTTATCTGAGCGAAACACACTGCTCCAGCGGGAAGAGGAGCCGCGGCTCGGCCGAGTCCTCCTGGCTTGTCTCGCTGTGGGAGCTGCGGAGCTGGGGGTCTCTTTCTGAGGGAGGGTCCGGAGGCTGCCCTTGCCCCCTGTGGGGGTGTTCCAGCACGATGCCTGGGGGGCATCGCGGGGCGCATCGCCATCCTGCCCTTATCCCGCATCTTTCCCAAGGGGTTTGATGAAGTAGCAGGAGGTGCCGcgctggggaggtggggacGGCCCTGGCCACCCACCGAGGTGCCCGGGGGGGGTCCCATGCTGGGAAAGGGCAGGTCTCGCCCCCCCTGTGTGCTGGCGGGACAGTAATGGGGGCTGTTGCCTGCTACAATGAGGATTTcggcagggatgggggggcgggggtggggggctcccaccacccccacccttTATTACGGTGGGAGATCAAACAATCCCAcctttgttaaataaaaataataattaaagttGTGCTGGGACTGGCAGGGGGGAGCAAATACCTGCTGGGACCCCCCAGAGATGCCTCTGCCGCGccctcatccccatccccactggCTCCCCAGGGCCCAGTGCTCCCAGTTCAGTTCATTTCCCCTTTCCCGGGATTCCCAGCGCGGACGTGCCGGGAGGTGGGTTCCAAAGCTGCCGATGGCCCGGTGGTTCCCTCCACACTGGCAGCGACAGGACTGGGGACGGGACAAGGTGGCTCTGTCCCTCCCGGATGGAAGGAGCAGCCAGTTTTCCCCACCCAAGGAATTTCTGGAGATAAGTTTCCGTCAGCTGAAGGCGttgccacccccccccccccccccccaccccccccccggcacaGGGCAGGTGGCTGCCATCGCCGCGCGGTGGCCTGGGGTTCTGGCATGGATGTCACTGGTCAGGATTGTCCTGGGCTGTCACCCAGGGCTGCgtgccctggggatgggggtgggatggggctggggacaaAGGGCTGGGGATGGgccggggaaggggctggggtggggacagggagcagggtgggggtggggcaggactgggatggggatgagacagggacagggaccaAGACAGGGGTGgtgacagggatggggacgggATAGAGACAGGGACCAGAgtggagatggggatggggacagcgacagggatggggatgggactgggatgggggatgggatgggggatGGGATAGGGACGGGGACGGGGGTGGTACAGGGATGGGATAGGGAcagggatggagctggagctggggctgagctccttgctgtggtgggttgaccccagCTGGACACCAGACACCCACCGAATCCGCTGGatccctcccctcctcagccagCCAGAGGGAAAAGGTAACAGCAGGCTCCTGGGTCGAGATAAGGGCAGCGACATCGCTCAGCAGTCACTGACACCCGCAACACAGACTCGACTcggggaaattagtttaattacCACTCAAATTggaaaaacaccttcccctcaccccctcctttttcccagGCTTAACCAAATCCCTgatttccctccctcctccccacgAGCAGtgcaggggatggggatggggctTCGACCTCCACTGTGGGGTCCCCCTATGGGGGACCATCCTCCACGAGCATCCATTTTGGACCCTTCCCGTGGGCTGTGGCTCTTCCCATGCTGCTCCGGTGGGATCCCCCCATGAGGGCACgagtcctgccaggagctgccccagggtGGGCTGCCACGGGTCACAGCAACCTCCGGGCactcctgcagggctgtggggggaTCTGCTCCCTCGGGGGCTCCACTGGCTGGGGGCACAGCTTGACCCACTGTGGGCTTCATCATGGGCTGTGGGGGGGATCTGTGCCTCTgtgggctccatgggctgggggcacagcctgcctcaccgtggtcTTCATTGTGGtctgggggcacagcctgccttgCCGGGGGCTTCGCCGCGGGCTGTGGGGGCACCCCtggccccctgccctgccccaggtgcctgcagggcagctgctctCACCTCTTCTCGCTCCTCTCTCCCACTGGcgcagatttatttttattttccccttattAAATCTGTTACCCCCACGGTGCTGCCACCGTTGTGGTGGCTCGGCCCTGGCCAGTGGCTCCAGGTCCATCCCGGAGCCGGCGGCATCGGCTCCATCCGACATGGGGAAAGCTcctggcagctcctcacagaaGCCCCCCGCAGGCCCCGCTGCCTTGCCACGCACCCCCGCCCCTCGCAAAGGGAAGGTGCTGAGCATAGAGGCCAGACTGAGCTCTGTGGCTGGGCTTAACCTTTGGCATAACCAGGTGGAGCCTGAGCCCCGCCGGGGAGCTGGTTTCCCCCAAACCCGAGCCTTGCCCCTTCCCCTGAGCCCCCctcacagcccagcactggatAGGGAACCCTGGGGGCGTTGGCTCCatcccccccctgccccaactGCAATCCCTGCCTTGCCCAGCCCGGATAACCCCTGCGGTGCTGAGTGCTGAGTGCTGAGCCCTCCCAGTTGGATAATCTCTGATAGAATTTATAAGTGCATCAACCTTAAACCTCTTTGCCTGGCAGCTCCTCTCTGGCAGCGAGGACAGGGGACTTGCGTGCCCACGGTCACGTAGGGACAACGCCACGGGGACGGGGTGGCCACCAggtcactgcagcagctctgccccctCTTAGCCCctgtctgggttttttggggttcTCCAGGGCGCCCAAATCTCTGCGTAAGCGGAGGAGCCAGTGCTGCCGCGCCAGATGCCTGCAGATCCTGATTAAGCATTCGGCCATGTGGGTGGCTGCACGTCCCGGCCCCACATGCACACGCACACGCGCTGCgcacatgtgcacacatgcacacgcatGATACCAGTGCTCCAGGGGGTTACCAGGGCTGGGGCCGTacagagctggcacagctcGGAGcttccagcccctgcagcccccctcaCAGACACATACGTCCCGCCCTAGCAGTCATATccccattttattttccctccccaggagaaaggagggaggatTCACCGGTAAAACTGTCTGTGCAAGaaattgggggtgggggcaagTGAGCCAAGTCACCCCCGCGCAGGGACAGGGCGTCGCAGGGGTTGGTCTGTGATACGGCTGCGATTTATTGCAGTGCAGAGGGATAGGGAGGGATGCTCCGCAGGGGGTGACGGCATGTGGTACCCACCGACACAGTGCACAGAGCATCACATCCCAGACAGCTCTGTCATGCTCATCCCTCGGCTCCGGGATTACACCGGTGCTGCTAAAATCCCACATTTAGCGCCGCAGTGTCCAGCCAATGACCTCGGGGCTGGCACGCAGCGCCGTCCTCGTCCTCCGCAGGGATCAGAGATGATAAAGCTCTCCCAGTCCCGGCTGCCCGTGGGGCACCAGGTGCCAGTCCCGGCAAACCCTCTCGGATGCTCCAAGGATGACATCTGAACACGCGGCGGACGGGATGGACGGCGAGGGCTTCACCCAGGTAAGGGGATTTTCTCCCTGGATTTGGGATTTGGGGTTGATTTTGCTTCTTACACCCACCCAAGGAGCCGCGCTGGCCTCGGTGCGCCGGGATGCGAGGCCGATGCATCTGGCTGCCGCTCATCCGAAGGGGAGTGGGTGGGCAGCGGGGCATCACGGGAGGGATGTCAGTGGAATAATTCATGGGAAGGTACAGGAGAGCTGGTTCCCAAACCTCTGGCCCCAAGGCAGGTGGGGTGATGCCGAAGCAAGGTGGGATGTAATGATATTCAGGGAGTCCTTCTGCCTGGTGGAGTggatagaaggaaaaaatacgTGAGCGGAGGCTTTGGGACGTGGCCCTCCCTGCAGGGAGAGGTGTGAGGTGCTGCTTGTGGGCGAGCAGCGGTGCGGGggagagcctggctctgctcctgcatccCGGGGAGAGCTGGCCAGGCTCCGGGCTGGGGTCAGGGGCTGCTCCGGACCTGGGGGGTCGGTGGGGTTTGAATCCTTCCCTGCCCGCTGTGCCGTCCACTCTTGGCTGGGCTCTttggaggggcaggagggagatgcCCAAATCACTGTGGGTGCGAGGGGCTGCGCGGCCCCTTGCTGCTTCGCCGGCTCTTACCGAGGCTGCGTCCAGCCGCACGTGGCTCGGTCGCGGTGATGTGGCCGCTGGTCCCTGCCCGCGCGGTGGCCTTCCTGGGCACCCggcagggctgaggggggggTCCTGCAGCAGCCGCGCGCCCCCCTCTTCCCCAACACTGATTTTGGGGTTATTTCCCCTGGTCGCCAGCACTGGGCACGAAGGGTTTGGCAGGTGCAGGCAGAGGTCCCAGGTGGCGTTTGCATTTGGGATTTGGTGCCGGCTCAGTCCCTGGGTTTCCCCCCAGCCTTGTTGCTTCACTTCTGGccactgccaggctgctgccaccgCAGCCCTTCCCTGCGGCATCCCGGCACAGCTGGACACCTCCCACGTGCTCGGCCAGGGCTTGAGGACCAGCACTGAACTGAGCCTGGGCTGGATGTGGCCGTGTCACAGGGGCACCTCGGGGTGATAGCAGGGTACCCCACGGCTGGCACACTCCGGGACAGCACCCCAAATCCAGCTCTGGGAGCCTGGTGTAGCAGGGGAAAACCAGGGCACCTTTTGAGCATCCAAACTCTTTGGAtcaaaaagagaagcagcatccACACGCTTGGCACGGGCCACAGATCTCCTGGTCTTCCTCACACCCAGAGCTCCAGGAGGAAGCGCAGGGGGTCCTGTGGAGGATGTGAGGGCAAAGCCCCCGGCATTGAGCATCCCCTGCCCGCACTCCTGGCAGtctgctgctgtgcctcctgctcctgccccggCTCCGGTTTGGTGGCGCCGGGGACATGCACTCACCCCACGCTGCGGGATGTGGCGGTGACCCAGCCGGAGGAACCTCCTCTTCCCGCTGCGATTGAGAAAGTGCCGCGTGTGGGAGTTATTCATCCCAGGGCAGCATGACTCAAGGTCCTGTGTCCTGGCTGGGACTTTTGACCTCCAGAGTGTGCCAGGCTTGCACAGTGGCTGGcactgcccctgccagccccgggaTCCCCTTCAGGATGCGAGCCGGTCCCCAGCTCTCCCTAAGTTTGGCCACGCCAGCTTTTGGGGACACCGTCCCTCCTGCCAgggctcctgccagctctgacaTCCTCTCCAGGGCTTGG contains the following coding sequences:
- the FIGLA gene encoding factor in the germline alpha, translated to MGEASGAGGQLPGVLLPTPAPEVLEGVLSQRYGPLPCPAAITRLRRQPAGGYEPTSDPEGMLQRRQAANAKERERIRTLNRGFSRLRALVPLLPRDRRPSKADTLRAAARYIALLRRVLRRGGAQGDAAEPEPGASGAVPLGGGGAWPGPASLPPWGGPTLPPGPAGGPVFPANP